Proteins found in one Herbiconiux sp. A18JL235 genomic segment:
- a CDS encoding ABC transporter substrate-binding protein, translated as MTKTSVGAAAFAVSSLVLLAGCAGTSEGAPADRDLTVVVAVEPVSLDPCDTQDAANAVVLRSNVTESLTHIDPATGEVEPLLAESWEQKDDRTWTFSLREGVTFQDGSAFDAEAAAASINRVVDPELNCQNLDQFPYPLTATAIDATTLEIVSETPDSILPLRISYADISAPSTPADQKTSEPVGTGPYSFEDWVQGESVTLARYDGYWGDSPEATGVTYVYRSEPSVRAGMAKTGEASIAVPVSVQDATTDDRTKEYSDNRVFFLRTPTEKAPFTDIRVRQAAAYAIDKETIVASLMDRAGVPTDQIVASTVNGFVDGYTGPGYDPEKAKELLAEAKADGVDVDAPFDLVTRPDLFPGSDEVIQAVHQNLQEAGFSVSILSLDTDAWLQLLRAPFPEDQKANIIAISHDNVSGDASFTFPKYMGSEGSNSTVRSPEIDALLQQAELAVGDERSGLYQEAASYEYDEVGAFLPIALQSKLLMLGPGIEYEPNGLTGIELRISDVHFAN; from the coding sequence ATGACAAAGACGTCAGTGGGAGCAGCGGCGTTCGCCGTCTCGTCTCTCGTCCTTCTCGCCGGCTGCGCCGGCACCTCGGAAGGCGCCCCCGCCGACCGCGACCTGACGGTCGTCGTCGCGGTCGAGCCGGTCTCCCTCGATCCGTGTGACACACAGGATGCCGCGAACGCGGTCGTGCTGCGCTCGAACGTGACGGAGTCGCTCACGCACATCGACCCCGCCACAGGGGAGGTCGAGCCGTTGCTCGCCGAGTCGTGGGAGCAGAAGGACGACCGCACGTGGACGTTCAGCCTGCGGGAGGGTGTGACGTTCCAGGACGGAAGCGCCTTCGACGCAGAAGCGGCCGCCGCCAGCATCAACCGCGTCGTCGACCCTGAGCTGAACTGCCAGAACCTCGACCAGTTCCCCTACCCGCTCACAGCGACGGCGATCGACGCCACGACGCTGGAGATCGTCTCCGAGACGCCCGACTCCATCCTTCCGCTGCGCATCAGCTACGCCGACATCAGTGCGCCGAGCACACCGGCCGATCAGAAGACCTCGGAGCCCGTCGGAACGGGTCCCTATTCCTTCGAAGACTGGGTTCAGGGTGAATCCGTGACGCTCGCGCGATACGACGGCTACTGGGGTGATTCCCCCGAAGCGACCGGGGTCACCTACGTCTACCGCTCCGAGCCCTCGGTTCGCGCGGGCATGGCGAAGACCGGTGAGGCGAGCATCGCGGTGCCCGTCTCGGTGCAGGATGCGACCACAGACGACCGCACGAAGGAGTACAGCGACAACCGCGTGTTCTTCCTTCGCACGCCCACCGAGAAGGCGCCGTTCACCGACATCCGGGTGCGTCAGGCCGCCGCCTACGCCATCGACAAGGAGACGATCGTCGCCTCGCTGATGGACCGCGCCGGTGTTCCCACCGATCAGATCGTCGCCTCGACGGTGAACGGTTTCGTCGACGGCTACACCGGCCCGGGTTACGATCCCGAGAAGGCCAAGGAGCTCCTGGCCGAGGCGAAGGCCGACGGCGTCGACGTCGACGCCCCGTTCGACCTCGTGACCCGTCCCGACCTGTTCCCCGGCTCCGACGAGGTCATCCAGGCGGTGCACCAGAACCTGCAGGAGGCCGGCTTCTCGGTCAGCATCCTGAGCCTCGACACCGACGCCTGGCTGCAGCTTCTGCGAGCTCCCTTCCCCGAGGACCAGAAGGCGAACATCATCGCGATCTCGCACGACAACGTCTCGGGCGACGCCAGCTTCACCTTCCCGAAGTACATGGGCAGCGAAGGCTCGAACTCCACCGTCCGTAGCCCCGAGATCGACGCCCTGCTGCAGCAGGCCGAGCTCGCGGTCGGTGACGAGCGATCCGGGCTCTATCAGGAGGCCGCGTCGTACGAGTACGACGAGGTCGGCGCGTTCCTGCCCATCGCCCTCCAGTCGAAGCTGTTGATGCTCGGCCCCGGTATCGAGTACGAGCCCAACGGACTCACCGGCATCGAGCTGCGCATCTCCGACGTCCATTTCGCCAACTGA
- a CDS encoding D-2-hydroxyacid dehydrogenase yields MSDTRTISTVLSTVPFDESEIDQLRRAFAPAEFVWCPSDDSATIAEVLERADVAVLEGDLDDRFVAAPHLRWVHCDHSGLNRSARPDVFAKGLLVTGSAGRSAPALAQHGFYFALALTFEAERLFQHQRDHVWRGIEGYFWKEGLWGKTLGVVGFGHTGREMARLGKAFGMKVIVYRRSADAAPDEVDLLLSSDSGDGIDRLVEESDVIMLATQLTDETFHLFDAARLAQMKSTAFLINLARGPVIDTVALIEALESGTIGGAGLDVFEQEPLPADSPLWDAPNLVMTPHMTPRMPDKTQRSIDTIVENARRYRAGQDLLNAITPRDAFTRSLSASAPTQH; encoded by the coding sequence ATGAGCGACACCAGGACCATCTCGACCGTGCTCTCGACTGTGCCGTTCGACGAGAGCGAGATCGATCAGTTGAGGCGCGCTTTCGCTCCCGCGGAGTTCGTATGGTGTCCCTCCGACGACTCCGCCACCATCGCCGAAGTGCTGGAGCGCGCCGACGTGGCCGTGCTCGAGGGCGACCTCGACGATCGCTTCGTCGCTGCGCCCCACCTGCGGTGGGTGCACTGCGACCACTCCGGCCTCAACCGCTCGGCCCGTCCCGACGTCTTCGCCAAAGGGCTGCTCGTCACCGGATCCGCCGGGCGCTCGGCACCTGCCCTCGCCCAGCACGGGTTCTACTTCGCCCTCGCCCTCACCTTCGAGGCCGAACGGCTCTTCCAGCACCAGCGCGACCACGTCTGGCGCGGCATCGAGGGGTACTTCTGGAAGGAAGGACTCTGGGGCAAGACGCTCGGCGTGGTGGGCTTCGGCCACACCGGCCGCGAGATGGCGCGACTCGGCAAGGCGTTCGGCATGAAGGTGATCGTCTATCGTCGCTCTGCCGACGCAGCACCCGACGAGGTCGATCTGCTCCTTTCGTCCGATTCCGGCGACGGCATCGACCGCCTCGTCGAGGAATCCGACGTCATCATGCTGGCGACACAGCTCACCGACGAGACCTTCCACCTGTTCGACGCGGCGCGTCTGGCGCAGATGAAGTCGACGGCATTCCTCATCAATTTGGCACGGGGACCGGTCATCGACACGGTGGCGCTCATCGAGGCGCTCGAGTCGGGAACGATCGGCGGTGCGGGGCTCGACGTCTTCGAACAGGAGCCCCTGCCGGCCGACTCACCCCTCTGGGATGCTCCGAACCTCGTGATGACCCCTCACATGACTCCGCGCATGCCCGACAAGACCCAGCGATCGATCGACACCATCGTCGAGAACGCCCGTCGGTACCGGGCGGGGCAAGACCTGCTCAACGCCATCACGCCGCGCGACGCCTTCACGCGAAGCCTTTCCGCATCAGCACCGACCCAGCACTGA